Proteins co-encoded in one Spirochaetaceae bacterium genomic window:
- a CDS encoding type I restriction endonuclease subunit R has translation MPIVTESMVEDAALDWFRALGYQVHGGPDMSPGPDSLYYPLRASHADAVLTSAVRGSLRRLNSSLPEEALDDALRRLTRPEGATLEARNRSFHRMVVDGVNVEYRDADGAVRGAQASVIDFDEPDANTWSAINQFTVSENGNTRRPDIVVFVNGLPLAVIELKNPADENATIWSAFHQLQTYKAELPALFACNAVLLVSDGMQARLGTLSAGREWFKPWRTIGGQELAPAFYTELQVTIEGVFEQHRFLSLLRDFIVFEDDGGALVKKMAGYHQFHAVTAAVGETLRAAALQQETRRIAETGGRYEAGIQPGGDPGDRRIGVVWHTQGSGKSLTMAFYAGRIIREQAMANPTVVVLTDRNDLDDQLFGTFARCHDLLRQPPVQAASRADLRSKLAVQAGGVVFTTIQKFFPEEKGDRHPLLSDRRNIVVIADEAHRSQYDFLDGYARHMRDALPNASFIGFTGTPIELQDANTRAVFGDYISVYDIQRAVEDRATVPIYYESRLAKLTLDERERPTIDPGFEEATEGEEVDRKEKLKTKWAQLEAVVGAEKRLKLVAGDIVAHFDQRLEAMDGKAMVVCMSRRICIDLHRELTCLRPEWHAEDDAKGRLKVVMTGSASDPLDWQPHIRNKPRREALAKRFRDPSDPLRVVLVRDMWLTGFDAPSLHTMYLDKPMRGHGLMQAIARVNRVFRDKPGGLVVDYLGLAHELKRALATYTESGGTGQTALNQAEAVAVMLEKYEVCCGLFHGFDRSRWTAGTPQERLALLPAAQEHILAQESGKERCVQAVRDLSRAFALAVPHDDAMRIRDDVAFFQAVQAVLSKRAAVEARPEEELEHAVRQIVSRAVASEGVIDIFAAAGLKKPDISILSDEFLAEVRGMQRRNLAVELLQKLLKGELAARRRKNVVQARSFAEMLEQTLRRYQNRAVEAAQVIEELIQLARDMRKANARGDTLGLSEDELAFYDALETNDSAVQVLGDETLRDIARELVDTVRRNVTIDWTLRENVRANLRRLVKRVLRKHGYPPDKQEKATQTVLEQAEVLSAGWGA, from the coding sequence CGGGGTGAACGTCGAGTATCGGGACGCGGACGGCGCCGTGCGCGGCGCCCAAGCGAGCGTGATCGACTTCGATGAGCCGGACGCCAACACGTGGTCGGCCATCAACCAATTCACGGTGTCTGAGAACGGCAACACGCGCCGGCCCGACATCGTGGTGTTCGTCAACGGGCTGCCGCTGGCCGTGATCGAGCTCAAGAATCCGGCCGATGAGAACGCCACCATCTGGTCGGCGTTCCACCAGTTGCAGACCTACAAGGCGGAACTGCCGGCGCTGTTCGCCTGTAACGCGGTGCTCCTGGTGTCGGACGGCATGCAGGCGCGGCTCGGGACGCTCTCCGCCGGCCGGGAGTGGTTCAAGCCATGGCGGACCATCGGAGGCCAGGAGCTGGCGCCGGCCTTCTATACCGAGCTGCAGGTGACGATTGAGGGCGTCTTCGAGCAACACCGCTTCCTGTCGCTGCTGCGCGACTTCATCGTTTTCGAGGACGACGGCGGCGCGCTGGTCAAGAAGATGGCCGGCTATCACCAGTTCCACGCGGTGACGGCGGCGGTCGGCGAGACCCTGCGCGCGGCCGCGCTGCAGCAGGAAACGCGTCGGATCGCCGAGACCGGCGGCCGGTACGAGGCAGGCATTCAGCCCGGCGGCGATCCCGGCGATCGGCGGATCGGGGTCGTCTGGCACACGCAGGGCTCGGGGAAGAGCCTGACCATGGCGTTCTACGCCGGGCGCATCATCCGCGAACAGGCGATGGCCAACCCGACCGTGGTGGTGCTGACCGACCGCAACGACCTGGATGACCAGCTCTTCGGCACCTTCGCGCGCTGCCACGATCTGCTGCGTCAGCCGCCGGTGCAGGCGGCGAGCCGGGCCGACCTGCGTTCCAAGCTCGCCGTCCAAGCCGGCGGCGTCGTGTTCACGACTATCCAGAAGTTCTTCCCGGAGGAGAAGGGAGACCGCCACCCGCTGCTCTCCGATCGGCGCAACATCGTCGTCATCGCCGACGAGGCGCACCGCAGCCAGTACGACTTCCTCGACGGCTACGCGCGGCACATGCGCGATGCGCTGCCCAACGCCTCGTTCATCGGCTTCACCGGCACGCCGATCGAGCTTCAGGACGCCAACACCCGCGCCGTGTTCGGGGACTACATCAGCGTCTACGACATCCAGCGCGCGGTCGAGGACCGGGCGACGGTGCCGATCTACTACGAGAGCCGGCTCGCCAAGCTGACGCTCGACGAGCGCGAGCGGCCGACGATCGACCCGGGCTTCGAGGAAGCCACCGAGGGAGAGGAGGTCGACCGCAAGGAGAAGCTCAAGACCAAGTGGGCGCAGCTCGAAGCGGTCGTCGGGGCGGAGAAGCGCCTGAAGCTCGTCGCTGGCGACATCGTCGCGCATTTCGACCAGCGCCTCGAAGCCATGGACGGCAAGGCGATGGTCGTCTGCATGAGCCGGCGCATCTGCATCGACCTCCATCGCGAACTCACCTGCCTGCGCCCGGAGTGGCATGCCGAGGACGACGCCAAGGGGCGCCTGAAGGTGGTCATGACCGGCTCCGCCTCCGATCCGCTCGATTGGCAACCTCACATCCGCAACAAGCCCCGCCGGGAGGCGCTTGCGAAACGGTTCCGCGACCCGTCGGACCCGCTACGGGTGGTGCTGGTGCGCGACATGTGGCTCACCGGGTTCGATGCGCCGAGCCTGCACACGATGTACTTGGACAAGCCGATGCGCGGCCATGGACTGATGCAGGCGATCGCGCGGGTCAACCGGGTGTTCCGGGACAAGCCGGGTGGCCTCGTCGTCGACTACCTCGGGCTCGCGCACGAGCTCAAGCGCGCGCTCGCGACCTATACCGAGAGCGGCGGCACCGGGCAGACCGCGCTGAACCAGGCTGAGGCGGTAGCGGTGATGCTGGAGAAGTACGAAGTCTGCTGCGGCCTGTTCCACGGCTTCGACCGCTCCCGGTGGACGGCGGGGACCCCGCAGGAGCGCCTTGCGCTGCTGCCGGCGGCGCAGGAGCACATCCTGGCCCAGGAGAGCGGGAAGGAGCGGTGCGTCCAGGCAGTGCGTGACCTGTCGCGAGCGTTCGCACTCGCCGTACCGCACGACGACGCGATGCGCATCCGCGACGACGTGGCGTTCTTCCAGGCCGTCCAGGCCGTGCTGAGCAAGCGAGCCGCCGTGGAGGCGCGGCCCGAGGAAGAGCTGGAGCATGCCGTACGCCAGATCGTCTCGCGGGCGGTGGCGTCGGAGGGGGTGATCGACATCTTCGCCGCCGCCGGCTTGAAAAAGCCCGACATCTCGATCCTGTCCGACGAGTTCCTCGCCGAGGTGCGCGGCATGCAGCGGCGCAACCTCGCCGTCGAGCTGCTGCAGAAGCTGCTCAAGGGAGAGCTTGCCGCCCGCCGGCGCAAGAACGTCGTACAGGCACGCTCCTTCGCCGAGATGCTGGAGCAAACCCTGCGCCGTTACCAGAACCGCGCCGTGGAAGCCGCCCAAGTGATCGAGGAGCTGATCCAGCTTGCCCGAGACATGCGGAAAGCCAACGCCCGCGGCGACACCCTTGGGCTGTCGGAGGACGAGCTCGCCTTCTACGACGCGCTTGAGACCAACGACAGCGCGGTTCAGGTGCTTGGCGACGAGACGCTGCGCGACATCGCCCGCGAACTGGTCGACACCGTACGCCGCAACGTCACGATCGACTGGACCCTGCGCGAGAACGTCCGCGCCAACCTCCGACGGCTGGTCAAGCGCGTCCTCCGTAAGCACGGTTATCCTCCCGACAAGCAAGAGAAGGCGACCCAAACGGTACTGGAACAAGCGGAGGTACTGTCGGCCGGCTGGGGTGCCTGA